The following is a genomic window from Chitinophaga caseinilytica.
GATACCGTTGAGTTTTTCGTTGGCGATGAGGTAAGGGTTATCGTACCAGTTGGTGTACATCCAGTTCTGGGTTTTATTGGGCACTTTCCAGTAATCCTTGTACTGGCGGATGTCATATTCCGGGCCGGTCCACATGGTGAGCTGGTAAATATATCCCTGGTTGCCGTATCCCGAGCCCCAGACCTGCGGCGCCATCCTTTTGCTGATGCCGGTATGCGCCTCGAGGGTAAATTTATCGGTCGCTTTCAGTTCGCCTCCCATGGTGAAGTTGAACATGTTCGCGCGGGCGTTGGGGAATTGTCCTTTATTATATATATGATTGAGCGATGCCCGGAAGCTGCCGTTCTGCCCGCTTTGCGACACGCTGATATTATTATTGGTCACAACGCCCGTTTCCATGAAGTTTTGCAGGTTGTTTTTCCCGATGGAGCGGAGCGGACGGTTGTCTTCGAACTGTTTGGTTTCGGGGTTCCAGTCTGTGGCGGTGTTGCCGATATCGAGCTTGGGGCCCCAAACGTAGTCGTTATCGATTTGTCCGTTTTGACCGCGGCCGTAGGAGCCCTGCACTTTCGGGATGGCAAGGAATCCGGTTTGCAGCATGGTGTTGCTGTTGACGGAAACGGAGAGCCCTCCGCCGGAGGCTTTCTTCGTGGTAATGAGGATCACACCGCCAGACGCGCGCGAGCCGTAGAGCGAAGAAGCCGTGGGCCCCTTCAGCACGTCGATGCTTTCGATATCGTCAGACGGTACGTCGCGGAGGGTGAGGTTGCCGTACGGCACGCCGTCTACCACCAGCAGGGCGCCTTCGCCCCGCAGTTCGATCGTCGGTTTGGCGAAAAATTCGGTGGAGTTTTTCACGACAAGGCCAGACACCTGGCCGGTCAGTGAAGTGGCCATATCCACGCCTTTCACCGTCTGCAAGGCTTCACCTTTTACTTTTTGCACGGCGTAGCCGAGGGCTTTTTCCGAGCGCCGGATCCCCAGGGCCGTTACCACCAGCTGGTCCAGCGCGATGGCAGACACATGCAGTGTGATGCGGACGTTCTCTTCCGCACCCACGGTATATTCCTGCGGATTATACCCCACGAGTGAAAACACGAGCACATCGCCGGCTTTGAGGCCGGCTAAAGTGAACGCGCCGTTGCCGTCGGTGATCGTTCCGCGGGAAGCGCCTTTCAACCTTACCACCACACCCGGCATGGGCGCGCCGGTGGAGTCGGCCACGGAGCCGCGGAGGGTGATTTCCTGCGCGGTGAGGCTGCCGGATTGGGTAACAGCGCTTTGGGCGGGCGTTTCGGCCCGTACCACGTACAGTTTGCCGCCGATCTTCCGGCAAACGAGGCCCAGCGGGGCGATGTAGCGGTTCAGCTCGGCTTCGATGTTGTCTTTGCGGAACCCGGTTTTATCGGGCGAAGCGATTTTCTTTCCCTTAAGTAAAGTGGCGTTGTAGTTGAACCTGACATCGAACCGGTGTTCCATGTCGTTCATAACGGAAATGAGCGAAACCTGTTCCGGGGTGGCTGTTTCGCGCCCCGGTTGCGCGCTCGTGACGGGGAGATTGCATAGCAATAGTGCAACCATGATCAGCCCGGAGCTGATGGTTTTGATTCTGTTCATAGCGAGGATGTGTTAGTTTTGGCTGAAACGCTATTGTTTGTTCACATGTAGTCGTCTGTTCCCGATACTGATTTTGATAGAGAATGTTTGTTCCAGCGTAAGGATCGATTGCTGCAGGTCGCTGGTAGACAGGTAGCCGGTAAAGACGAGATTTTCCGTCTCCGGCCCGTCGAACGTAACGGCATAACCGAATTGTGCCTGCAGGAAGCCCATCACTTCTTTGAGCGGGCGTTCGCGGAAAGGTAACAGTTCGTTTTTCCAGGACGTGTGCATGAGCGTGTCCGCCTGTTGGGTAGATACCTGATGCGCTTTTGCGTCGTACACCGCCATTTCGCCCGGTTGCAGGATCACTGCTTTCCCGCCGTCTCCCACCTTCACCTTACCCGTATTGAGCACCACTTCCGTGGCCTGTTCACCGGATTTTACGTTGAAGGAAGTGCCCAGCACGGTGATATCCAGCTGCTGGCGGGTGTGGACGATAAAGGGTTTGGACGCATGGCCGGCGATGGTGAAGAACGCCTCCCCTTCCAGCCAGGCCTCGCGGTTGGCGCCGCCGCGGAACGTGAGGCGGGCGTTGCGGTTGAGGCTGACTTCGGAGCCGTCTTCGAGCCGGATGACCTGTACCGATCGCGCATTGTTGACATAGAGCTGGCTGTCGGCGGACCGGTCCCACAGCAGCCAGGTACTTAATCCAACAACGGGCAGCAATACTGCAGCGGCTTTCCACCACCCGATCCTGCGGACGCGCGCCGGCGCGGCGGGGCTGGCTTCAGACAGGATGCGCATCCTGATCTGTTCTCCGGCATCCTCCGGCATTCGCGGCCAGTTTCCGGTCAGCGGGAGCTCATCGGCCAGCGGCAGGGCTTCCGGGAGGGGCGATCCCTCCAGGTAATCCAGCAGCTCCTTCCGCTCATCGGGCGTGGAGGTGCCATCCGCCAGTTTGACGAACAATTGCCTGATCCTTTGCTGTTTGTCCTCCATCACAAGTAATACGATCGAAAAATGGGGAAAGACGATCCCCGTCGAAAAAAATTTTAACCCTGCTGCGCGGCGTATACCGCGGCGAGCAACATGGCGATGTCCGCATTCCGTAAAAGGTAAACCCGGACGAAACGGGACGCCTTCACGAGCTGATCGCGGACGGTGTTGATGGAAATGCCCAGCCTGTCGGCGATCTCCTTGTTACTGTACCCGTCTACCTTGCTCATGGTGTAAATCAGCTGGCGCTGGGCAGGTAGCCGGGATACGGCATTGTGTTTGAGCGTTTCGAGCTGTTTGGAATACAGCAGATGATCGGAGGAAGCCGTCCCTTCTTCGAACGCGTGCATGAAATATTGCCGGAATGCCTGCTGATGCACGGCTTTCTTCAGATAGTCGAGCACATAGTTCCGGGCGGAACGGAAGAGATAGGACTTAATGGAACGGGCGGGGTCCAGGGCTTCGGCGCGCAGCCAAAGATGCATGAACACCTCCTGCACAGCATCCAGCGCCACGTCCTGCGAACCGCAGAGTTTCAGAACGTAACCATATAGTTGGTGGCGGTACCGGTCGTACAGCACATTAAAAGCAGCGGCATCACCCAACCGAACCTGGCCGCACAACGCTTCATCTGTTGCTTCCAACATCGCGAATTAGATTTGATACAAAATAAGAAAAACTTTAACAGACTAAAATCGTCTTTCCGCCGGCCGGTCATTATTTTTTCATAATCCACTGAAAACAAATCAATTACCGAAGAAACAACTGCCGGTGGTTTTCATTTATCCTTTTGATTATCAGTATTATATATACCTTTCGATTGTGGGCCCGCAATCATCGTTTCCTTGGGGAAACTACTGTTGGTTGTCGAAAAACAACGGATAGTGGCGGTTTCACAACCAAATGTGGTGGCTTTAATTTGATCCGGAAAAGGGAAGGGATCAATTTTGTGGCGTCACTAAAAACCGACATCGTTATGCTAAATTCCAGAACCATCGGCAACAAAATCGCCGAAGCCCGCAAGAAACTGAATATCTCCCAGGCCCAGCTGGCGCAATCCCTGTTTATCAGTTCGCAGGCAGTGGGGAAATGGGAGCGTGGAGAATCCATGCCGGATATCGTTACGTTCAACCGCCTCGCGGAAATATTGCAGGTAGACCTGAACTACTTTTCGGATGGCTTCCCTTCCACCGAAAAATCGGAAACGATCTTCACGGCCTTCCCGCCCGCGGCGCAAACGGCGGCGCCACCAGATAAAAAACCGGTCTGGGACATGTCTGGCGGCAGTTGGGTGGACGCGGATTTCTCCGGGCTGAAAAACCTCCACGAAAAATTCAGCGGCTCCAATCTCCAACGCTGCAAATTCATCGGCTCAGACATGCAAGGCCTGCTGCTGAAAGGCAATATGATCGAGGGGTGTGATTTTTCGGGGTCGGACATGAACGGCAGCCAGCTCGAAAAATCGTACGTCACCCACGATAAATTTACCGACTGCTCCCTCCGCAACGCCAAATTCACCTGGAGTCACTTCAAGGACTGTGATTTTACCGGTTCCGACCTGTCTCGCGCGGAATTCGAACACAGCAGCGTACACAAAAGCAGTCTGGCGGGCGCTATTGTACAGGGTACGGTTTTCCGCGAATCGGATTTTTCGGAAGTGATTTTCGAAGGAACGGTGGAAGACGGGTATTTCGACAATTGTGCGTTTTCCAAAGTTACTTTTCAGAACACACGGCTGATCAACACCTTTTTCAAATGCAGCACCCGGAGCCTGAAGCACCTGAAATTCGTCAATTGCCAGGCCGACCGGCTGACGATGGAAATGCTGAAAAGCGGGAAGGCGGATGTGAGCGGGATTACGTTGATACCCTCTTAAACACAGCACCCGCAAGCCTTTGGGCCGCTCTTCCACGGGCAGCCCTTTTGGCGTTGGGAATTATTCCTTCGCCGCCATCTCCCCGCGGTGCAAATGCCTGGACAGCACCTCCTGCGCCCGGGCGGGCTTCCCGGCCTTGAGCCAGCGCACGATTTCGCGGTGCTCGCGGTCGGTTTCTTCGTAATCGTCCATTTGTGAAGCCTGTGGCCCGCGCTTCAGGTGGAACAGCGGAATGTTGCTGAGCTCGTACAACAACCTGAGCTTCGAGTTGCGGGAAATGCCGATGAGCGTTTCGTGGAAACGGATATCCGCCTCACAGGCGCCCGACCAATACCCATTGGCCACCATGGCGCTGAAATCTTCACAAAGCACTTCCAGGCTGGCGATGTCTTCGGCCGTAAGCCGGCTCCCCGCGAGGCGGAGGGCGCCGATCTCCAGCAGTTCCCGCACTTCACGGACTTCCCGCAACCGGTCTTCCGTCATCGATTTCACGAAATATCCACCCCTGGCGCCCTTCTCCAGCAAACCCTCGCCCAGCAAACGGTTCAGCGCCTCGCGTACCGATACGCGGCTCACCTCCGCCCGCGCCGCCCAATCATCTTCCTTGAGCCGCGATCCGGGGATCACCTGGTTCGCGAGGATTTTGCTTCGCAGCACTTCATATACTTTCCCCGATTGAGATTCGGCTTTCATACTTTTGGATTATTCTACGTCTTTCGCGTGGTAAGCCCTGGTTGGGGTCACGCGGTATTTCCCTGCACCGGCGGTAAAGTGAACGGTATTGTTACCGGCCACCACATCCATATTGACGTCCATTCCACCGCCTTCCTGCCGGATATTCCAGAATCCCGGCTTCAGGCCGGCGAGCACCACCTGCCATTGCGCACCAGCTGGAACTTCCAAAGTGAAAGGTTTTTCCACATCGGCGGCGCCTGCGCTCATGCATACCACCCTGTCGGCAACGATCAATTGATACATACCGTCTTTTTCCGCAAACTGAACGGGCAGCGGTTTTGCGTCGCCTTCGGCCATCTGGAAAACGGTGAGGAAGCGGTCGCGGGATTGCGATGCAGCGGGCGACACCAACATGCGGAAAGCACTGGCTTCCGGCTTGGTGGATTTCACTTCGAAACGGTTACCGAAAGTACTGTTGGCATCGGGGCCGCCGAGCACATCCAGCTTACGGTCTGCCGCAGCGGGGAGGAGCATTTGCACGTGGGTTTTGCCTTCGGCGCCGTTCAGCGCGTTGTGCAATACCCAGGTATCGCCATCGGTCTGCGGCTGGTGCAGCGTATTGATCTGCCAGTATTTTTTGAACGAAGGATCGGCCGTGCTCATATCATCGGTCAGGATGATGACGGCGGGCACGTCTTCGCGGAAGAGGTTCAGGAACAGGAACCCGCGGGCGTACTGCGCGATCTTCGAGGAATACGCCCCGGTAAGATCGGCTTTGAAATAGCTGAAGGCGGGCTTTTGCGCGGAGGGCCCAAACGCGGCAGACATCACTTTCCCGTTATCGAACCAGGGATCGGTGGTGGTTTCTTCCGGCGATTGCGGGAACCGCTGGTTGAAGCGCGCGCCGCCGTCCTGCAGCTTTGTGCGGAAACGGAGTTTTTCCTGCGGGTCCATGGCCAGCATCATGCTATGCGCGATCGATCTTTTATTGAAATTGAAATCGTACGGTGTTCCGTAGGAAAGGTACAAACCGATATCGCCCACCTGGATGCCGTGATGATAAATCTGCAGCGCACCGGCGTCTGCATGCTGGTGATTGGCGAAATGGTAACCACCGCCTTTGATTTCTGCGATCACATCGTTGCTTTCGGGTTTGTTGTTCCATCCCGTCCGCGCCACCACGCCACCGAGCACTTTCCCGAAATCCTTCGTCAGCGGGAGTTTCGTCAAATCATGGTCCGCTTTCAATGCGGGATCGTTCACCAGCAGGAACAAAACCGGGTTGTCAGGCAAACCGCCCTGCCGCTGGAACTCCGCTTTCAACAGGGGGTCGTTGGCGTAGGCATAACCGAGCAACATGGCCATGGGCTGCTTCCAGTACAGGGGCGCGTTGCCGCCGCCTTTCACGGAAAACATATCGCCATCGCGGAGCATGTATCCGTCGGGCAGGCGCATGTAGAGCCAATAGTACGGGAGATGTTTGATGTTGTCGTCGAATACGGGGTGGCCCGTCATCCGATAAAACAGCCAAACGGCGTGCATTTCCCACATGAGGCGGTATGCGCCGTAATCCACGCCCTGGTTGTGGCGCGGCGATTCGTACTCGAATTTGCGCATGGGCACCAGTTCTTCGAGCACGGTGTAGGAAGTGTATTTATAGGGAAGGGGATCTTCGTCGTACAGGGCGATAGACATGGCCAGCAGGTCGCGGCTGATCTGGGCCTCGTTGCCATGGCCGTTGATGATGCTATCCATGAACGGCGGCCATCCGATTTCCATGTCGCGCGCGAGGCGGAGCATGTGGAAGCGGAGGTTTTCCAGTTCGGATTTGCCCAACAGGTCGAAACACCAGTCGTACACCAGTGCGGTCACATAAATCGACCGGCCGATCTCGCGGGTGATGTCGCCATAGGTCACGTTCCCGAATTCGAGGACAGACAGGTAATCCTGCATGAGTTTCGCTGCTTCGCGGCCCACGGCTTTATCGCCGGTCATGAGGTAATAGAAGGCTTTCGTTTCCACTGCTTTCTCCACATCTTCCCGGTAAAAAATCTCTTCCTGCGGATCGAATTCGAACGGGAAGGGAGAAATGGCGGCGGCACGTACTTTTTCCCACGCGGCTTTGTTTTCGCCCTGGGTGAGGCGCTCTTTGATGACGGGCAGCTGTTGCGCCGTTGTCCAGATGCGCGGATGCCCGGCGGGCGGTGTGATGCGGGGCTCGTAGCGTTGTGCTTTCTCCGGGATGGCGGGATCGTTGGCGTTTTTCCATTCGATCCAGGCGAGGCGCACGCCGTCGGGCAGCCAGATTTTTATGGATTGTTCGCCAGCTTCCATCTCGAATTTCCCGGAAACCTGGCGGTTGCCGTGGTAGGCGTCGAACAAAATGCGCTTTGTGGGCCGGTGGCTTCCGATCTGTATTTTGACGTGGGCGGCTATTGCCGGCGCGCCTTCCAGTTCGGGAACGGCGAAGGTCGACAGTTCGTACCACCCTTTCGCCGGGATTTTTACGTTGAAGGTGAGGGTTGCCGGGCCGGAGGGGTCTGCCTTCACGCCACTCTTCAATCCCACTACCTTTCCGTTTTCGCCGGCATTCACTACCACGGCCGATTTTCCGTTCAGTTTCGCCAGGCGGGCGGGCAGACGGTTCACGTACTTATCCCCCACTACCGCCGGGTACTGCTGGGCAAACACGGTCACCGAAACGAAGCTCAGCAAGGCCCAGATCATCCAGCCAGATTTCACTTTCATATTCATAAACTATTCCATCTCATGATCATTGATAAAAACCGGATTCCCCGGAGCTTTCGCCCCCGGGGAACCGGTACAAACTACAGCGGTATCTTAGTACCCGGGATTCTTCGCCATATTCGGATTGGCCGCCAGTTCCGTTTCGGGAATGGGCTGCACTCTCCTGAAGTCGGTCGTTTTTACTTCCACGTAAGCCGAATGCGCTTTCGCGCCCATGTCGGGCCGGTTAAAGG
Proteins encoded in this region:
- a CDS encoding FecR family protein; this translates as MEDKQQRIRQLFVKLADGTSTPDERKELLDYLEGSPLPEALPLADELPLTGNWPRMPEDAGEQIRMRILSEASPAAPARVRRIGWWKAAAVLLPVVGLSTWLLWDRSADSQLYVNNARSVQVIRLEDGSEVSLNRNARLTFRGGANREAWLEGEAFFTIAGHASKPFIVHTRQQLDITVLGTSFNVKSGEQATEVVLNTGKVKVGDGGKAVILQPGEMAVYDAKAHQVSTQQADTLMHTSWKNELLPFRERPLKEVMGFLQAQFGYAVTFDGPETENLVFTGYLSTSDLQQSILTLEQTFSIKISIGNRRLHVNKQ
- a CDS encoding RNA polymerase sigma-70 factor — protein: MLEATDEALCGQVRLGDAAAFNVLYDRYRHQLYGYVLKLCGSQDVALDAVQEVFMHLWLRAEALDPARSIKSYLFRSARNYVLDYLKKAVHQQAFRQYFMHAFEEGTASSDHLLYSKQLETLKHNAVSRLPAQRQLIYTMSKVDGYSNKEIADRLGISINTVRDQLVKASRFVRVYLLRNADIAMLLAAVYAAQQG
- a CDS encoding pentapeptide repeat-containing protein — translated: MLNSRTIGNKIAEARKKLNISQAQLAQSLFISSQAVGKWERGESMPDIVTFNRLAEILQVDLNYFSDGFPSTEKSETIFTAFPPAAQTAAPPDKKPVWDMSGGSWVDADFSGLKNLHEKFSGSNLQRCKFIGSDMQGLLLKGNMIEGCDFSGSDMNGSQLEKSYVTHDKFTDCSLRNAKFTWSHFKDCDFTGSDLSRAEFEHSSVHKSSLAGAIVQGTVFRESDFSEVIFEGTVEDGYFDNCAFSKVTFQNTRLINTFFKCSTRSLKHLKFVNCQADRLTMEMLKSGKADVSGITLIPS
- a CDS encoding GntR family transcriptional regulator yields the protein MKAESQSGKVYEVLRSKILANQVIPGSRLKEDDWAARAEVSRVSVREALNRLLGEGLLEKGARGGYFVKSMTEDRLREVREVRELLEIGALRLAGSRLTAEDIASLEVLCEDFSAMVANGYWSGACEADIRFHETLIGISRNSKLRLLYELSNIPLFHLKRGPQASQMDDYEETDREHREIVRWLKAGKPARAQEVLSRHLHRGEMAAKE